A genome region from Anastrepha ludens isolate Willacy chromosome 3, idAnaLude1.1, whole genome shotgun sequence includes the following:
- the LOC128857148 gene encoding 39S ribosomal protein L22, mitochondrial, protein MNSLVRQMVRLSLTQQNLLQGSCKLLLAATNSLHTSDALNANWNKANYGPRKWLQYNKVVHPPQKPDEEPRKAYVCHLRTNIKYSPDKMWYIASFVRGMSVDEAVKQLSFVLKKGATHVKEVIQEAQEMAVRQHNVEYKSNLWIAESFVGKGRYFRGVRRHARGRTGRVEYKHCHYFVRLEEGEPPKDYYLPVQTPEQQLEKWIEQMRKRKITNSL, encoded by the exons ATGAATTCGTTGGTGCGACAGATGGTGCGCCTCAGTCTTACACAACAAAATCTGTTGCAAGGTTCGTGTAAACTGCTACTCGCCGCAACTAACAGCCTGCACACTTCCGACGCACTAAACGCTAATTGGAATAAAGCAAATTACGGACCACGCAAGTGGCTGCAGTACAATAAAGTAGTACATCCACCACAAAAGCCAGATGAAGAGCCACGAAAGGCG TATGTTTGCCATTTGCGCACCAACATTAAATATAGTCCAGATAAAATGTGGTATATCGCTTCGTTTGTGCGTGGCATGTCCGTCGATGAAGCTGTAAAGCAGTTAAGCTTCGTTTTGAAGAAAGGCGCCACACATGTCAAGGAGGTGATACAAGAAGCACAAGAAATGGCTGTGCGCCAACACAATGTGGAATATAAAAGCAATTTATGGATTG CTGAATCTTTTGTGGGCAAAGGACGTTATTTCCGCGGTGTGCGCCGGCATGCGCGTGGACGTACGGGGAGGGTTGAATACAAACACTGCCACTATTTCGTGCGTCTGGAGGAGGGTGAGCCACCCAAAGACTATTATCTACCTGTGCAAACACCTGAACAGCAGTTGGAAAAATGGATCGAGCAAATGCGTAAACGCAAGATCACGAATTCCCTTTAG
- the LOC128856604 gene encoding uncharacterized protein LOC128856604 — protein sequence MATPVSKATTPASVADQQRVSDTGTAVGVVDLPSAPVAEGVTTRASSAARQEVMFQAMQKRIAALERSLKVAQDKIREHELTNEAQRADAQSIASAPSDSSANESALPSSSLPMTQIQLLQPQSPLITCAATCVHTVQPPPPQNATRYQMYTATRSSPLIYTSSTNGTYSSSTLPPGDTFVSSLPSTVPISANVGSLPLQFSTQPRKLQDLPEFSGKPEDWPIFFTAYTESTTVYGYSRFENNLRLQKCLKGEAREAVKSLLIHPNNVANIIEQLKFRFGRPEQLIRSQLAHVREIAPISESSVVKLIPFATKISNACAFLRSACGGEQYLVNPTLLDELVGKLPMSKRIEWAVFASSLQPYATVQHFSDWLTQLANVICTVYDGEAAKDSKRRVVLHAAESQRHSACPICQGQHKPADCTQFSQLTVPERWEEVKRRHLCFSCLNVGHGSRNCQRRKLCSTDGCKRWHHKLLHDIGKIIDGSSNQSPRPRDRQRRTSIADTHTGISTRTQPASRIEQQGDAGAAVLSCSTDNNSKLLFRILPVVLYGNQKRVETYALLDEGSSITMIDSTLIEELGLRGRTERLNLQWFGGRAAQESAMVVDLLVSGAGMQKRHKLRRVYGVSNLQLPSQSLNKSDLRCHESQLNKLAVEPYAQVKPKLLIGLDHCHLGLPSTTMQLNKCGPFAANTELGWVVFGPTMNSDPSLPSCLFVNCHTDQSLHNMVAEYFETESFGVRAAPIMESEADVRAREILKSTTCRVEGRYQTGLLWKRSDIQLPASYSMALKRLAGVEAKMRRDTDFAAEYNRIISSYVMKDYARKLSPEEAALTCNRTWYLPHFAVKNPNKPGKLRMVFDAAAEVDGVSLNSQLMKGPQEYRSLPAILFHFREGATGVCGDIKEMFHQVLVQRDDRCAQRFLWHQGDTTRQPEVYEIRVMTFGAACSPCAANYVKTINALEYGNKVKGATRAVKSILDYHYVDDYVDSFDTEEEAADITKQSDRST from the exons ATGGCGACACCAGTTTCAAAGGCCACTACACCTGCATCAGTAGCCGACCAGCAAAGGGTGTCGGATACTGGCACTGCCGTCGGTGTAGTGGATTTGCCAAGTGCTCCCGTTGCCGAGGGAGTCACCACTCGTGCTTCATCTGCCGCCCGCCAAGAAGTGATGTTCCAGGCTATGCAAAAACGCATCGCCGCGCTTGAACGTAGCCTGAAAGTTGCCCAAGACAAAATAAGGGAACACGAGTTAACCAACGAAGCCCAGCGCGCTGATGCGCAAAGCATAGCCAGTGCACCCAGCGACAGTTCCGCCAACGAATCTGCCTTGCCGTCATCAAGCCTGCCGATGACACAGATCCAGTTGCTTCAGCCGCAATCGCCGTTAATAACATGTGCTGCTACCTGTGTGCATACGGTGCAGCCGCCGCCGCCTCAGAACGCTACACGTTATCAGATGTACACCGCTACTCGTTCCTCACCGCTTATTTACACATCCTCAACAAATGGGACGTACAGCAGCTCGACTTTGCCTCCGGGCGACACATTTGTTAGCAGTCTTCCGTCAACGGTGCCAATTTCCGCTAATGTGGGCTCCTTACCCTTGCAGTTTTCAACCCAGCCAAGGAAATTGCAAGATTTGCCGGAGTTTAGCGGGAAACCAGAGGACTGGCCGATATTTTTTACTGCCTACACCGAGTCAACCACTGTCTATGGGTACAGTCGCTTTGAGAACAACTTACGCCTGCAGAAGTGCTTAAAGGGTGAAGCCCGAGAAGCTGTTAAATCGCTACTAATCCATCCAAACAACGTGGCCAATATCATAGAGCAACTTAAGTTCCGATTCGGTCGCCCAGAGCAATTAATTCGAAGCCAGCTAGCCCATGTTCGAGAAATTGCCCCGATATCGGAAAGCTCAGTGGTAAAGTTGATACCATTTGCGACGAAGATTAGCAACGCCTGTGCATTTTTACGTTCTGCATGTGGCGGAGAGCAGTATTTAGTGAATCCAACACTCCTCGATGAGCTCGTCGGAAAGTTACCCATGAGCAAGCGTATCGAATGGGCAGTCTTTGCGTCATCTTTACAGCCTTACGCAACTGTTCAGCATTTTAGCGATTGGCTCACTCAACTTGCCAACGTCATCTGCACGGTTTACGATGGAGAAGCAGCGAAAGATTCGAAGCGTCGGGTTGTGTTGCACGCTGCCGAATCTCAACGTCATTCAGCCTGCCCTATTTGCCAGGGCCAACATAAGCCAGCCGATTGTACGCAGTTTAGTCAACTTACAGTGCCGGAAAGGTGGGAGGAAGTGAAGCGACGTCACCTTTGTTTTTCTTGTCTCAACGTTGGACATGGGTCGCGCAATTGCCAACGGCGCAAACTATGTTCAACTGACGGGTGCAAACGGTGGCATCATAAATTGTTGCACGATATTGGGAAAATAATCGATGGGTCATCAAACCAGTCACCGCGGCCTCGAGATCGCCAACGACGTACTTCCATTGCCGATACACATACAGGTATTAGTACGAGGACGCAGCCAGCGTCTCGTATTGAACAGCAAGGTGATGCGGGTGCAGCGGTCCTTAGTTGCAGTACAGATAACAATAGTAAGTTATTATTTCGGATTCTGCCGGTCGTGCTGTATGGGAACCAAAAGCGCGTTGAGACGTACGCACTTTTAGATGAAGGTTCGTCAATAACAATGATTGATAGCACACTAATTGAAGAGCTCGGCTTACGTGGCCGGACTGAACGCTTGAACCTACAGTGGTTCGGAGGACGTGCCGCTCAGGAGTCGGCCATGGTGGTAGATCTACTCGTGAGTGGTGCCGGTATGCAAAAGAGACATAAGTTACGAAGGGTTTATGGTGTTTCAAACTTGCAGCTGCCTTCTCAGAGTCTGAATAAATCCGATTTGCGTTGCCATGAAAGCCAATTGAATAAGCTGGCAGTTGAACCATACGCACAAGTCAAGCCAAAGCTGCTAATCGGACTCGACCACTGCCACCTCGGTTTGCCGTCAACTACAATGCAGCTAAACAAGTGTGGGCCATTCGCTGCGAATACTGAGCTAGGATGGGTTGTATTTGGGCCAACAATGAACTCCGATCCATCATTGCCATCATGCTTATTCGTTAACTGCCACACTGATCAATCTCTACATAATATGGTTGCTGAATACTTCGAGACGGAAAGCTTTGGTGTTCGAGCTGCACCTATCATGGAGAGTGAAGCTGACGTCCGTGCTCGGGAAATCTTGAAGTCTACTACATGCCGTGTTGAAGGAAGGTACCAGACTGGTCTGCTCTGGAAACGTTCCGACATACAGCTACCTGCCAGCTATTCTATGGCTTTGAAAAGATTAGCGGGTGTTGAAGCAAAAATGAGGCGCGATACAGACTTTGCCGCTGAATATAACCGCATCATAAGTTCTTACGTCATGAAGGACTACGCACGAAAGCTGTCGCCAGAAGAAGCCGCTTTAACTTGCAATAGAACATGGTACCTGCCTCATTTTGCCGTGAAGAATCCAAATAAGCCAGGCAAGTTACGCATGGTGTTCGACGCAGCTGCTGAGGTGGACGGTGTGTCCCTTAATTCACAGCTTATGAAGGGTCCGCAAGAGTATCGGTCTTTGCCTGCTATACTATTCCACTTTCGGGAAGGAGCAACGGGCGTGTGTGGGGACATCAAAGAGATGTTTCACCAGGTGCTGGTTCAACGTGACGACAGATGTGCGCAACGATTTCTTTGGCACCAAGGTGATACTACCAGACAGCCCGAGGTATATGAGATCCGCGTAATGACCTTTGGAGCAGCATGTTCGCCTTGCGCCGCCAATTATGTGAAGACGATCAATGCGTTGGAGTATGGCAACAAAGTCAAGGGTGCTACCCGAGCCGTGAAATCGATACTGGACTACCATTATGTCGATGACTATGTCGATAGCTTTGACACAGAGGAAGAAGCAGCTGACATAACGAAACAA AGTGACAGAAGCACTTAG
- the LOC128857147 gene encoding transcription factor IIIA, with amino-acid sequence MTPGNQANSDSDLESVISFKEVPKLRRNSSGPKYVCSIEGCSQSFKRLDKLDQHEFHHTGIKKHYCIYDGCDKVYSILTHLKRHLRTTHERVGPAEKNVPCQIPGCLKMFQTETNMRRHIREVHENPKIYSCKFCAEKFTQKLKLRRHEIQKHTGDYPYTCEKCARGFYQQWQHDRHISCCKVYICANCEMQFNKWTQYVKHCKEKQHGRKFYQCENCERVYGRPSELQKHIAAKHMDSEKKMIFKCQTCDRSYAYERNLKQHMRVAHDGKHFECTEDGCERVFSSGQNLAKHLEREHKRPAIEGTNVIQQKKNKTKVARKKRKDAGRSIISNLSRFSGVVVDKNLDKLLREREDDALDMAGKMLVEQHSESDDSEDDLPLAKFARKQQPEITKPIENGLETLMSAILTDA; translated from the exons ATGACTCCAGGAAACCAAGCAAACTCAGACAGCGATTTGGAAAGTGTTATTTCATTTAAGGAAGTACCCAAGCTTCGACGCAACAGCAGTGGTCCCAAATACGTTTGTAGTATTGAAGGCTGCAGTCAGAGTTTTAAGCGGTTAGATAAATTGGATCAACATGAATTCCATCACACAGGAATA AAAAAACATTACTGCATTTATGATGGTTGCGATAAGGTCTATTCCATTTTGACACATTTGAAGCGTCATTTGCGTACAACGCATGAACGCGTTGGGCCGGCAGAGAAGAATGTGCCTTGCCAAATACCCGGTTGTTTGAAAATGTTTCAAACTGAGACCAACATGCGTCGCCACATACGTGAAGTACATGAAAATCCAAAGATCTATTCATGCAAATTCTGTGCAGAAAAGTTCACGCAGAAACTGAAATTGCgaaggcacgaaattcaaaAACACACTGGCGATTATCCGTATAC TTGCGAGAAGTGTGCAAGGGGATTCTATCAGCAATGGCAACATGACCGGCACATCTCTTGTTGTAAAGTGTACATTTGTGCCAACTGCGAAATGCAGTTTAATAAATGGACGCAATATGTGAAGCATTGCAAGGAGAAGCAACATGGGCGAAAGTTTTACCAGTGTGAAAATTGCGAGCGTGTATATGGCAGACCAAGTGAATTGCAAAAGCATATAGCGGCGAAGCACATGGATAGCGAGaagaaaatgattttcaaaTGCCAAACCTGTGATCGCAGTTATGCGTATGAACGAAATCTGAAGCAGCACATGCGCGTTGCGCACGATGGCAAACATTTTGAGTGCACTGAGGACGGTTGTGAGCGTGTTTTCAGCAGTGGACAAAACTTGGCAAAGCACTTAGAGCGTGAACATAAACGTCCAGCCATAGAAGGCACAAATGTGATTCAACAGAAAAAGAACAAAACCAAAGTGGCGCGAAAAAAACGCAAGGACGCTGGCCGGTCAATTATATCGAATCTATCAAGATTTAGCGGTGTTGTTGTGGACAAAAATTTAGATAAATTATTGAGAGAACGTGAAGATGACGCTTTGGATATGGCTGGAAAAATGTTAGTTGAACAACATAGTGAGAGCGATGATAGCGAAGATGATTTGCCACTTGCAAAATTTGCGCGAAAGCAGCAACCTGAAATCACAAAACCAATCGAAAATGGGCTGGAAACATTGATGAGCGCAATTTTGACCGATGCataa
- the LOC128856601 gene encoding uncharacterized protein LOC128856601 — protein MVAEYTVPRYYYRNGKPEVLQLHVFVDASEDAFAAVAYWRSTNAAGEVEVAFISEKTKCAPMKSLTVPRLELQAAVLGTRLLNCLREEHSLHIDDCVIWSDSKTVIQWLRSEHRRYKPFVQHRIAEILATTTTANWRWLPTEHNVADEATRANNFVDFSSSARWSCGPPFLLREEQYWPTESSTCNHHEEADKELRPKFALAIVSCTFLDYNRFSTFSKLVRTTAWVLRFIDVCRRRKPPDRGYGLTAKEVETAKLCLCRLVQRGEYAEEFQHIESGRNLPRTSSLIQLSPYIDEDGVLRVRGRIEAASWLPISARRPIILPPKHCFSNLVAMHYHVKMHHQNLGADVRTSSGLKRRAVSKLAVLDVDDGESG, from the coding sequence ATGGTCGCCGAATATACCGTCCCTCGATACTATTATCGAAATGGGAAACCTGAAGTTTTGCAGCTCCATGTTTTCGTCGACGCCAGCGAGGATGCCTTTGCCGCGGTAGCCTACTGGAGGTCAACTAATGCCGCCGGTGAGGTTGAAGTCGCATTTATATCTGAAAAAACTAAATGCGCGCCGATGAAGTCATTGACGGTCCCTCGATTGGAGCTTCAGGCAGCTGTATTGGGTACGCGTTTGCTGAATTGCCTACGAGAGGAGCACTCCTTGCACATCGATGACTGCGTCATTTGGAGTGACTCCAAAACAGTGATCCAGTGGCTTCGAAGTGAACATCGACGCTATAAGCCATTTGTGCAGCATCGGATCGCCGAGATATTAGCCACAACTACTACTGCAAACTGGAGATGGCTACCTACCGAGCACAATGTCGCTGATGAGGCTACTCGAGCTAATAACTTTGTCGACTTCAGCTCGTCCGCCCGTTGGTCCTGCGGCCCACCATTTTTGTTACGAGAAGAGCAGTATTGGCCGACAGAGAGCTCTACATGCAATCATCATGAGGAAGCTGACAAGGAACTACGTCCTAAATTCGCCCTTGCAATCGTAAGCTGTACGTTTCTAGACTATAACCGATTCTCTACATTCAGTAAACTGGTGAGAACGACAGCATGGGTCCTGCGATTCATTGACGTTTGCCGCCGCCGTAAACCGCCAGACCGAGGCTATGGGTTGACTGCCAAAGAAGTTGAGACTGCTAAGCTTTGTTTGTGCCGCCTCGTTCAACGCGGTGAATACGCCGAAGAGTTTCAGCACATCGAAAGCGGTCGCAACCTGCCACGCACCAGTTCGCTCATTCAACTTTCGCCGTATATAGACGAAGATGGTGTTCTTCGTGTACGAGGACGCATAGAAGCTGCCAGCTGGCTCCCAATAAGCGCGAGACGCCCTATCATACTACCGCCAAAGCATTGTTTCTCAAATCTGGTCGCCATGCACTACCACGTCAAAATGCATCATCAAAATCTAGGAGCTGACGTACGCACTTCGAGTGGATTAAAGCGCCGTGCCGTCTCCAAATTGGCAGTTCTGGACGTTGATGATGGTGAATCGGGTTGA